The Aurantiacibacter arachoides genome window below encodes:
- the proB gene encoding glutamate 5-kinase → MSITDTAQLATARRLVVKVGSALLVERDAPRTDWLASLAADLAMLRANGVEVIVVSSGAIALGAARLGLPRGGRGSLADAQAAASVGQVQLARLWSEALGAHGLVAAQILVTIGDLEDRRRYLNASATLERLVEARAVPVVNENDSVATEEIRFGDNDRLAARVAQAAGADAVLLLSDVDGLYDRSPLLPGATLIERVAGVTPDIIAMADGGSSSGLGSGGMLAKLQAARIAERAGIAMVIANGTGQSPIAALLAGGRGTLFVPQADASARKAWLGGRLAPAGVITVDAGCVAALGKGASLLAPGMTEVHGDFARGDLVAMHGPQGERLGQGLVEYTGAECRAILGLKQDEQAARLGYAPRAAVIHRDHMVRE, encoded by the coding sequence GTGAGCATAACCGATACTGCCCAGCTGGCCACTGCCCGCCGCCTCGTGGTGAAGGTCGGCTCGGCGCTGCTGGTTGAGCGCGACGCTCCCCGGACAGATTGGCTCGCCTCGCTTGCCGCTGACCTTGCCATGCTGCGCGCGAACGGCGTGGAGGTCATCGTGGTGTCCTCGGGCGCGATCGCGCTGGGGGCGGCGCGGCTGGGTCTGCCCAGGGGCGGGCGCGGCAGCCTTGCCGACGCCCAGGCGGCCGCTTCGGTAGGGCAGGTGCAGCTTGCCCGGCTGTGGTCGGAGGCGCTGGGCGCGCATGGCCTCGTGGCCGCGCAGATCCTCGTCACCATCGGCGATCTCGAAGATCGCCGCCGCTATCTCAACGCCTCGGCCACGCTGGAACGGTTGGTGGAAGCCCGCGCAGTCCCGGTCGTCAACGAGAACGACTCTGTTGCGACCGAGGAAATCCGCTTCGGCGATAACGACCGGCTCGCCGCGCGCGTGGCGCAGGCGGCCGGGGCTGACGCGGTGCTGCTGTTGTCGGATGTCGATGGCCTCTACGATCGCTCACCCCTGCTGCCAGGCGCCACGCTGATCGAGCGGGTCGCGGGCGTCACGCCGGACATCATCGCCATGGCCGACGGCGGTTCGTCATCGGGCCTGGGTTCGGGCGGAATGCTCGCCAAATTGCAGGCCGCGCGCATTGCCGAGCGGGCGGGGATCGCAATGGTCATCGCCAACGGCACGGGGCAGTCGCCCATCGCCGCGCTGCTGGCCGGGGGCCGGGGCACGCTGTTCGTGCCGCAGGCCGATGCCAGCGCCCGCAAGGCCTGGCTGGGCGGAAGGCTGGCCCCGGCAGGCGTAATAACCGTCGATGCAGGCTGCGTCGCGGCGCTGGGCAAGGGCGCAAGCCTCCTCGCCCCGGGCATGACGGAGGTGCATGGCGATTTCGCCCGCGGCGACCTCGTGGCGATGCACGGACCGCAGGGGGAGCGCCTGGGGCAGGGCCTGGTCGAATACACCGGTGCAGAGTGCCGCGCGATCCTTGGGCTCAAGCAGGACGAGCAGGCCGCCCGCCTCGGCTACGCGCCGCGCGCCGCCGTCATCCACCGCGACCACATGGTGCGCGAATGA
- a CDS encoding DUF934 domain-containing protein: protein MADPDQTDLGAGRDEVQFRFRDDEAVGVAQVTVDAFLEQTEAQAVRIEPGDDARALLPHLPRIRLVEVNFPTFGDGRGYSAARLLREHGYTGELRAVGDVLVDQIAHMRRCGFDSFAPERPLDPADVEAAFARWPQVYQPAADDRVPIWQLRHG, encoded by the coding sequence ATGGCTGATCCGGACCAGACCGATCTCGGCGCGGGCCGCGACGAGGTGCAGTTCCGCTTCCGCGACGACGAGGCAGTCGGCGTGGCGCAGGTGACCGTCGACGCCTTTCTCGAACAGACCGAGGCGCAGGCCGTGCGGATCGAGCCGGGCGACGATGCCCGTGCCCTGCTGCCGCATCTGCCGCGTATCCGCCTGGTCGAGGTGAACTTCCCCACCTTTGGCGACGGTCGCGGCTATTCCGCCGCCCGCCTGCTGCGCGAACATGGCTACACCGGAGAACTGCGCGCCGTGGGCGATGTGCTGGTAGACCAGATCGCCCATATGCGGCGCTGCGGGTTCGACAGTTTCGCGCCCGAGCGCCCGCTCGATCCCGCCGATGTCGAGGCGGCCTTCGCACGCTGGCCCCAGGTCTATCAGCCCGCTGCCGACGATCGCGTGCCCATCTGGCAGCTGCGTCATGGGTGA
- a CDS encoding Bax inhibitor-1/YccA family protein: MANWNENRTRQGFGTAPGQTGEVQTRTAFDAGLRKHMLSIYNYMASGVLLTGIVALFTARSGLALQFAQGPLMWLVMLSPLAIVFAMSFGRDKFSTGTLQMMFWAFAVLMGLSMSTIFLVYTASSIASTFFATAGAFAGLSLWGYTTKKDISGWGSFLIMGVIGLLVAMVINMIWPMPGLSLAISFIGVLIFAGLTAYDTQRLKQEYLMVSQAKMTNPAVAAAYPLGKMVIMGALSLYLDFINMFTFLLQFMGNRE; encoded by the coding sequence ATGGCAAACTGGAACGAGAACCGGACCCGGCAGGGCTTCGGCACCGCTCCCGGCCAGACGGGAGAGGTCCAGACGCGCACCGCCTTCGACGCTGGCCTGCGCAAGCACATGCTCTCGATTTACAACTACATGGCGTCGGGCGTTCTGCTGACGGGCATCGTGGCGCTGTTCACCGCGCGCTCGGGCCTGGCGCTTCAATTCGCGCAAGGGCCGCTGATGTGGCTGGTGATGCTGTCGCCGCTGGCCATCGTTTTCGCGATGAGTTTCGGGCGCGACAAGTTCTCGACCGGCACCCTCCAGATGATGTTCTGGGCATTCGCCGTGCTGATGGGCCTGTCGATGTCGACGATCTTCCTGGTCTACACGGCAAGTTCGATCGCATCGACCTTCTTCGCCACGGCGGGCGCCTTTGCGGGCCTCAGCCTGTGGGGCTACACCACCAAGAAGGACATCTCCGGTTGGGGCAGTTTCCTCATCATGGGCGTGATTGGCCTGCTGGTCGCGATGGTCATCAACATGATCTGGCCGATGCCTGGCCTCAGCCTTGCGATCAGCTTCATCGGCGTGCTGATCTTCGCGGGCCTTACCGCCTATGATACCCAGCGCCTGAAGCAGGAATACCTGATGGTCAGCCAGGCCAAGATGACCAATCCCGCGGTCGCTGCGGCCTACCCGTTGGGCAAGATGGTGATCATGGGCGCGCTCAGCCTCTATCTCGACTTCATCAACATGTTCACCTTCCTGCTGCAGTTCATGGGCAACCGCGAATAG
- a CDS encoding DUF2849 domain-containing protein: MKILTGNDLKSGAVVWWDGNAWSTHIGDAADAGEDATDILAREEAARRVNASYAIDAEATPGGPRPAHIKDRVRALGPTVRPDLAVRAAEQQGWDWVI; encoded by the coding sequence ATGAAGATCCTTACCGGAAACGATCTGAAATCGGGCGCCGTGGTGTGGTGGGACGGCAATGCCTGGTCCACCCACATCGGCGACGCAGCCGACGCTGGCGAGGACGCCACCGACATCCTGGCACGCGAGGAGGCCGCCCGCCGCGTGAACGCCTCCTACGCCATCGATGCCGAGGCCACGCCGGGCGGCCCGCGCCCGGCACATATCAAGGACCGCGTCCGCGCGCTTGGGCCCACGGTGCGGCCCGACCTGGCGGTAAGGGCGGCTGAACAGCAAGGCTGGGACTGGGTGATCTGA
- the cobA gene encoding uroporphyrinogen-III C-methyltransferase — translation MHHGTIHLVGAGPGDPDLLTLRAARLIAEARTIVHDGLVDAAILALASPDARLISVAKRRSHHTMPQDDINALLVAEALAGRDVVRLKGGDPFVFGRGGEELEAARAAGVRCEVTPGISAATGAAAAAGIALTHRDAASVLTFVAGQCKGLSDQDWTGLAGKGRTLVIYMGVKTAAQIAEKLMADGLAPDMPLAVIENACRPEMRVLRGPLAALPDMVERHAVISPALIVIGDVTAREDSVLATLALEAAA, via the coding sequence ATGCACCATGGCACCATCCACCTCGTCGGCGCAGGGCCGGGCGACCCCGACCTGCTGACCCTGCGCGCCGCCCGGCTGATCGCCGAAGCGCGCACCATCGTTCACGACGGCCTCGTCGACGCCGCGATCCTGGCGCTCGCCAGCCCTGATGCGCGGCTGATCTCTGTCGCCAAGCGCCGGTCGCACCACACGATGCCGCAGGACGACATCAACGCCCTGCTGGTGGCAGAGGCGCTCGCCGGGCGTGACGTGGTGCGCCTGAAAGGCGGCGATCCCTTCGTCTTCGGCCGGGGCGGAGAAGAACTGGAAGCCGCGCGCGCCGCCGGTGTGCGTTGCGAGGTCACACCCGGCATCAGCGCCGCCACCGGCGCGGCGGCAGCCGCCGGCATCGCGCTGACCCACCGTGATGCGGCCAGCGTGCTCACCTTCGTCGCCGGCCAGTGCAAGGGCCTGTCCGATCAGGACTGGACCGGGCTTGCCGGCAAGGGCCGCACGCTCGTCATCTACATGGGGGTGAAGACCGCCGCGCAGATCGCCGAGAAGCTGATGGCCGATGGCCTTGCGCCCGATATGCCGCTTGCGGTGATCGAGAACGCCTGTCGCCCGGAAATGCGCGTGTTGCGCGGCCCGCTCGCCGCCCTGCCTGACATGGTGGAGCGCCACGCCGTGATCAGCCCCGCGCTGATCGTGATCGGCGATGTCACCGCGCGGGAGGATAGCGTGCTCGCCACCCTTGCGCTGGAGGCAGCGGCATGA
- a CDS encoding YbjN domain-containing protein → MNTEPRTFEQGEDAAPVEMLSAMFDAHGWSYEQVSEDEVCGEIPGSWTTYQLRAIWRREDHVLQLLCLPEVRVADAKRQVAFELLALINEQLWLGHFDIWSQGGVLLYRHGLMLGDDGMLSLDMAQLAIDTAVIECDRFYPAFQFVLWGDKNPREALEAAMVDAAGEA, encoded by the coding sequence ATGAACACCGAACCACGCACTTTCGAGCAGGGTGAGGACGCCGCGCCCGTGGAAATGCTCAGCGCCATGTTCGATGCCCATGGCTGGTCCTACGAACAGGTCTCCGAAGACGAGGTCTGCGGCGAGATCCCGGGCAGCTGGACCACCTATCAACTGCGCGCGATCTGGCGGCGCGAGGACCACGTGCTGCAACTGCTCTGCCTGCCGGAAGTGCGCGTGGCGGATGCCAAGCGGCAGGTGGCCTTCGAATTGCTGGCGCTGATCAACGAACAGCTCTGGCTCGGCCATTTCGATATCTGGTCGCAGGGCGGAGTGCTGCTGTATCGCCACGGGTTGATGCTGGGCGACGACGGAATGCTCAGCCTCGACATGGCGCAACTGGCCATCGATACCGCCGTCATCGAATGCGACCGCTTCTATCCCGCGTTCCAGTTCGTGCTGTGGGGCGACAAGAACCCGCGCGAGGCGCTGGAAGCGGCGATGGTAGACGCGGCGGGAGAGGCGTGA
- a CDS encoding NAD-dependent epimerase/dehydratase family protein, whose translation MKLAITGATGFVGQAVLDAAADRDWHVRALARRAMPPRAGVDWVRGDLADTAALAELVAGTDAVLHIAGVVNAADKAGFVAGNVDGTKAVIDAARSSGPGRFIHVSSLAAREPALSDYGHSKRLAEEVVQVSGLDWTIVRPPAIYGPRDTELFELFRAARWRVLPMPPRGRASYIHVEDLARLLLELAASDDAARGRIFEPDDGQPRGWSHQDIARAIGTAMGRRVWAPSLPGRALAGAARFDRMLRGGKAKLTPDRARYMAHPDWVSRPERAVPPGLWQPQISLATGLALTAQWYRDAGWL comes from the coding sequence ATGAAGCTGGCGATCACCGGTGCCACCGGTTTCGTCGGGCAGGCAGTGCTCGACGCGGCGGCAGATCGCGACTGGCACGTTCGCGCCCTTGCCCGCCGGGCCATGCCACCGCGCGCCGGTGTGGATTGGGTGCGCGGCGACCTGGCGGATACCGCGGCGCTTGCCGAACTGGTCGCCGGCACCGATGCCGTGCTGCACATCGCCGGCGTGGTCAACGCAGCCGACAAGGCTGGCTTCGTGGCGGGCAACGTGGATGGCACCAAGGCCGTGATCGACGCGGCGCGATCCAGCGGGCCGGGGCGCTTCATCCATGTCTCGTCCCTCGCCGCGCGCGAGCCGGCACTGTCGGATTACGGCCACTCCAAGCGCCTGGCGGAGGAAGTGGTGCAGGTCAGCGGTCTCGACTGGACCATCGTGCGCCCGCCCGCAATCTATGGCCCGCGCGATACCGAACTGTTCGAACTGTTCCGCGCCGCGCGCTGGCGCGTGCTGCCGATGCCGCCCAGGGGCCGCGCATCCTACATTCATGTCGAAGACCTCGCCCGCCTGCTGCTGGAGCTTGCCGCATCGGACGATGCCGCGCGGGGGCGCATCTTCGAGCCCGACGATGGCCAGCCGCGGGGTTGGAGCCACCAGGACATTGCGCGGGCGATCGGCACTGCAATGGGCCGCCGCGTCTGGGCGCCCAGCCTGCCGGGCCGCGCCCTTGCAGGTGCGGCGCGGTTCGACCGGATGCTGCGCGGGGGGAAGGCCAAGCTGACACCGGACCGGGCGCGTTACATGGCGCACCCCGACTGGGTCTCGCGCCCCGAACGCGCGGTGCCGCCAGGCCTCTGGCAGCCGCAGATCTCCCTGGCGACGGGACTTGCCCTGACGGCGCAGTGGTATCGCGACGCCGGCTGGCTGTAG
- a CDS encoding nitrite/sulfite reductase, producing MYKYDQYDQAMVDARVEEFRDQCARRLAGKLTEDQFKPLRLMNGLYLQLHAYMLRVAIPYGTLDSRQMHALADVADRYDKGYGHFTTRQNIQYNWIKLEEAADLLADLAKVEMHAIQTSGNCIRNISSDHFAGAAADEVVDPRPYAELLRQWSSFHPEFSYLPRKFKIAVIASEKDRAAMRLHDIGIRIVRNAAGELGAAFYVGGGMGRTPMIAPLIRHFVPLDQFVTYAEAALRVYNRHGRRDNKYKARIKILVHELGADEYRRQVEEEFAHLLTVGVEPPMAELERIRGFFQDPPFTSGLPDRADRSDPDFALWIDRNCVPHKVPGYVAAVISLKPVGGIPGDATAAQMHLMADLARDYSFDELRVLHTQNIVLPHVEIGRLHELWTKLEGAGLGTPNLDQVGDIIACPGLDYCSLANARSIPVAQKISERFAASGKGDALGELKLKISGCINACGHHHAGHIGILGVDRKGVESYQLLLGGSEAEDVSLAKITGPGFDEAGIVDAVEKVADVYLAQRQGGERFLDTYRRVGMDSFKEALYG from the coding sequence ATGTACAAGTACGACCAATACGACCAGGCCATGGTAGACGCGCGCGTCGAGGAATTCCGCGACCAGTGCGCCCGTCGCCTCGCCGGCAAGCTCACCGAGGACCAGTTCAAGCCGCTCAGGCTGATGAACGGGCTCTACCTGCAACTGCACGCCTACATGCTGCGCGTGGCGATCCCCTATGGCACGCTGGACAGCCGCCAGATGCACGCGCTGGCCGACGTGGCCGACCGCTACGACAAGGGCTATGGCCACTTCACCACGCGCCAGAACATCCAGTACAACTGGATCAAGCTGGAGGAGGCGGCGGACCTCCTGGCGGACCTCGCCAAGGTTGAAATGCACGCCATCCAGACCAGCGGCAACTGCATCCGCAACATCAGTTCGGATCATTTCGCCGGCGCCGCGGCGGACGAGGTCGTCGATCCGCGCCCCTACGCGGAATTGCTGCGCCAGTGGTCCAGCTTCCACCCCGAATTCAGCTACCTGCCGCGCAAGTTCAAGATCGCCGTCATCGCGAGCGAGAAAGACCGCGCGGCCATGCGCCTGCACGATATCGGCATCCGCATCGTGCGTAACGCGGCTGGCGAACTGGGCGCGGCGTTCTACGTCGGTGGCGGCATGGGCCGAACGCCGATGATTGCCCCGCTGATCCGCCACTTCGTGCCGCTGGACCAGTTCGTCACCTATGCCGAGGCAGCCTTGCGGGTCTACAATCGCCACGGCCGGCGCGACAACAAGTACAAGGCGCGCATCAAGATCCTGGTCCATGAACTGGGCGCCGACGAATACCGTCGCCAGGTCGAGGAGGAGTTCGCCCACCTGCTGACCGTGGGCGTGGAGCCGCCGATGGCGGAGCTGGAGCGTATTCGCGGCTTCTTCCAGGATCCGCCGTTCACGTCTGGTCTCCCCGACAGAGCCGACCGCTCCGACCCCGATTTTGCGCTGTGGATCGATCGCAACTGCGTGCCCCACAAGGTGCCGGGCTACGTCGCGGCGGTCATCAGCCTCAAGCCCGTGGGCGGCATCCCGGGCGATGCCACGGCAGCGCAGATGCACCTGATGGCGGACCTCGCACGCGACTACAGTTTTGACGAACTGCGCGTCCTTCACACGCAGAACATCGTCCTGCCCCACGTGGAGATCGGCCGCCTGCACGAACTGTGGACGAAACTGGAAGGCGCCGGTCTCGGCACGCCGAACCTCGACCAGGTGGGCGACATCATCGCCTGCCCCGGCCTCGACTATTGCAGCCTCGCCAATGCCCGTTCCATCCCCGTGGCGCAGAAGATTTCCGAACGCTTTGCCGCCAGTGGCAAGGGCGATGCGCTGGGCGAGCTCAAGCTGAAGATCAGCGGATGCATCAACGCATGCGGCCACCATCACGCCGGCCACATCGGCATCCTCGGCGTCGACAGGAAGGGCGTCGAAAGTTACCAGCTGCTGCTGGGCGGCAGCGAGGCGGAGGACGTCAGCCTCGCCAAGATCACCGGCCCCGGCTTCGACGAGGCAGGCATCGTCGATGCCGTTGAAAAGGTCGCCGACGTGTATCTTGCGCAGCGTCAGGGCGGAGAACGCTTCCTCGACACCTATCGCCGCGTGGGCATGGATAGCTTTAAGGAGGCGCTGTATGGCTGA
- a CDS encoding pyrroline-5-carboxylate reductase family protein — translation MPFDSVLIMGCGNMAGAMLEGWLAGGHPADRFTVVTPTRESVPGDVELLRDVPPGRHFDAVLLGFKPHMLGRIAPGLQAVGGEGTSVLSVLAGVELQSLRRHFPQAGAVVRVMPNLACALGKSPVALAEQGMDEGARDALVKFLDPLGTCEWVGEDRFDLVTALAGSGPAFVYRFIDALGAAAQRLGLPEEQAARLAVAMTEGAAALAAQSDHAPGKLADMVASPGGVTRKGLDVLDQDEALTQLVTRTLRAARDRSAEMSREARD, via the coding sequence ATGCCTTTCGATTCCGTTCTCATCATGGGTTGCGGCAACATGGCGGGCGCCATGCTAGAAGGCTGGCTGGCTGGCGGTCATCCCGCGGATCGCTTCACCGTTGTCACGCCAACACGCGAAAGCGTGCCCGGCGACGTGGAGTTGCTGCGCGATGTGCCGCCTGGCCGCCACTTCGATGCGGTGCTGCTCGGTTTCAAGCCGCACATGCTGGGCCGTATTGCGCCCGGGCTGCAAGCCGTGGGCGGCGAGGGGACGAGCGTGCTCTCGGTGCTGGCGGGCGTCGAGTTGCAGAGCCTGCGGCGGCATTTCCCGCAGGCCGGTGCGGTGGTGCGGGTCATGCCCAATCTCGCCTGCGCGCTGGGCAAATCGCCCGTCGCGCTGGCCGAACAAGGCATGGACGAGGGCGCGCGTGACGCGCTGGTGAAATTTCTGGATCCGCTCGGAACCTGCGAATGGGTGGGGGAGGACCGGTTCGACCTGGTCACCGCGCTGGCGGGCAGCGGCCCGGCGTTCGTCTATCGCTTCATCGACGCGCTGGGGGCCGCCGCCCAGCGGCTCGGCCTGCCCGAGGAGCAGGCGGCCCGCCTGGCCGTGGCGATGACCGAGGGCGCCGCGGCGCTTGCGGCGCAGTCCGACCACGCACCGGGGAAGCTGGCAGACATGGTCGCCAGCCCCGGCGGGGTGACGCGCAAGGGCCTCGACGTGCTGGATCAGGACGAGGCGCTTACCCAGCTCGTCACCCGCACCCTGCGCGCAGCCCGCGATCGCAGCGCCGAAATGTCCCGCGAGGCGCGCGACTGA
- a CDS encoding phosphoadenylyl-sulfate reductase, with amino-acid sequence MGEAVRRIDRIDTAPAFTQADVDALNARFAGVDTLPMLRRLFADGTLGRVAVVSSFGTESAVLLDLVSRADPTVPVIFVDTLKMFPETLAYRDTLIERFGIVNAEVVRPDPVVLAARDETGLRWSYDPDGCCAIRKVEPMERAKAGLDTWISGRKAFQSVTRQDIPRFELEGGRLKLNPLGDWTKTDLEAWFAQHDLPRHSLEAQGYLSVGCAPCTSKVAPGEDPRAGRWRGWDKTECGIHTPGTTGADDDLPPGYEPAF; translated from the coding sequence ATGGGTGAGGCTGTCCGCAGGATCGACCGCATCGACACCGCGCCGGCCTTTACGCAGGCCGACGTCGATGCGCTGAATGCGCGGTTCGCCGGCGTGGACACGCTGCCGATGCTGCGGCGGCTGTTCGCCGATGGCACGCTGGGCCGCGTCGCCGTGGTCTCCAGCTTCGGCACGGAAAGCGCCGTGCTGCTCGATCTGGTTTCCCGCGCCGATCCCACGGTGCCGGTGATTTTCGTCGACACGCTCAAGATGTTTCCCGAAACGCTCGCCTATCGTGACACGCTGATCGAACGGTTTGGTATCGTGAACGCCGAAGTGGTGCGGCCCGACCCTGTCGTGCTGGCCGCGCGGGACGAGACGGGGCTGCGCTGGTCCTACGATCCCGATGGCTGCTGCGCGATCCGCAAGGTGGAACCGATGGAGCGGGCAAAGGCCGGGCTGGATACCTGGATTTCAGGGCGCAAGGCGTTCCAGTCGGTCACCCGGCAGGACATTCCGCGTTTCGAACTGGAAGGCGGCCGGCTCAAGCTCAACCCGCTTGGCGACTGGACCAAGACCGATCTGGAAGCCTGGTTCGCGCAGCACGACCTGCCCCGCCACTCGCTGGAGGCGCAGGGCTACCTTTCGGTGGGTTGCGCGCCGTGCACCAGCAAGGTTGCGCCGGGCGAGGATCCGCGTGCCGGGCGCTGGCGCGGCTGGGACAAGACCGAGTGCGGGATACACACCCCAGGCACCACCGGGGCTGACGACGACCTGCCGCCGGGCTACGAACCCGCTTTCTAG
- the cgtA gene encoding Obg family GTPase CgtA, with protein MHFLDQAKIFLKSGPGGPGAVSFRREKYVEYGGPDGGNGGRGGDIVMVAVPGLNTLIDFRYAQHFKAKRGGHGMGRDRYGAGSDDLVIEVPVGTQVLSDDQEEVIADFTHEGQRVVLLEGGMGGRGNASFKSSTNRAPRQHQPGMPGEEMWVWLRLKLLADVGLVGLPNAGKSTFINAVSNAGAKVGAYAFTTLVPKLGVVQHKGREFVIADIPGLIEGAADGAGIGDRFLGHIERCRLLIHLIDITGTGSGDPVEAMRIVEGELEAYGAGLEDKPRLVVLNKIDLADAELAGAFAKELKAAGAEEVFPISGATGAGIDALMDAVLSYLPERTMTEQPSELPAEEGAEPAPDKPWSPLG; from the coding sequence ATGCATTTTCTCGACCAGGCCAAGATCTTCCTCAAGTCCGGACCGGGCGGCCCCGGTGCCGTCAGCTTCCGGCGCGAGAAGTATGTCGAGTACGGCGGACCGGACGGCGGCAACGGCGGCAGGGGCGGGGATATCGTGATGGTCGCCGTGCCCGGCCTCAACACGCTGATCGATTTTCGCTACGCCCAGCACTTCAAGGCCAAGCGCGGCGGGCACGGCATGGGCCGCGACCGTTACGGCGCCGGGTCGGACGACCTGGTGATCGAAGTGCCGGTTGGCACGCAGGTCCTGTCCGACGACCAGGAGGAGGTCATCGCCGACTTCACCCACGAAGGGCAGCGCGTCGTGCTGCTCGAAGGCGGCATGGGCGGGCGCGGCAACGCCAGTTTCAAGAGCTCCACCAACCGTGCACCGCGCCAGCACCAGCCCGGCATGCCGGGTGAGGAAATGTGGGTCTGGCTGCGGCTGAAGCTGCTGGCCGATGTCGGCCTCGTCGGCCTGCCCAACGCCGGCAAGTCCACCTTCATCAACGCCGTCTCCAACGCCGGGGCCAAGGTGGGTGCCTATGCCTTTACCACGCTGGTGCCCAAGCTCGGCGTGGTGCAGCACAAGGGCCGCGAGTTCGTGATCGCGGATATTCCGGGCCTGATCGAGGGCGCGGCGGATGGCGCGGGCATCGGCGATCGGTTCTTGGGGCATATCGAGCGATGCCGCCTGCTGATCCACCTCATCGACATCACGGGCACCGGTAGCGGCGATCCGGTGGAAGCCATGCGCATCGTCGAGGGCGAGCTCGAAGCCTACGGCGCCGGGCTGGAAGACAAGCCGCGACTGGTAGTGCTGAACAAGATCGACCTGGCCGACGCGGAACTTGCTGGCGCTTTCGCCAAGGAACTGAAGGCCGCCGGGGCGGAAGAGGTCTTCCCCATATCCGGCGCCACCGGGGCCGGCATCGATGCGCTGATGGACGCCGTGCTAAGCTACCTGCCCGAACGCACGATGACGGAACAGCCTTCCGAACTGCCGGCCGAAGAGGGTGCGGAGCCTGCGCCCGACAAGCCGTGGTCGCCGCTCGGCTGA
- a CDS encoding cupin domain-containing protein: MTVTTSATGHAGDVLAMLIAPLTREQFFAECFERRVHRTHGHHPAVDDLLSMDRIDELISDSELPPNSLSMAKSGESVPPAEYTFDNGIVDRGAVLDNFRDGATIILPQLHYADGKLYQFCLALEREFGARVQTNIYLTPPGSTGFGIHYDDHDVFVIQVAGAKQWEIYGDRDGLPYKGESFRKDHDETGELRDSFVLNPGECLYVPRGTAHRAPNHGTEPSLHITVGILVQTWAEFMLEAVAEASLRIPDLRHSLPRSMFFNSSTAEGAGVADNEATFRRLIRQIAETASFDATRAAFSGNFVRSQGTRTRGALLALAKGIAPDDRFTVREHILYSFETAPVSDGDGEGEDVEHTIVLAGSSIPMSANLAPQLQERIGQGSLAMADFAVEDEEELADIIGTLVAYGLLRP, from the coding sequence ATGACCGTCACCACTTCCGCCACTGGCCATGCGGGCGACGTGCTCGCCATGCTGATCGCGCCGCTGACGCGAGAGCAGTTCTTCGCCGAGTGCTTCGAACGCAGGGTCCACCGCACCCACGGCCATCATCCGGCGGTCGACGACCTGCTGAGCATGGACCGGATCGACGAGCTGATATCCGACAGCGAATTGCCCCCCAATTCGCTCAGCATGGCCAAATCGGGCGAAAGCGTGCCCCCTGCGGAGTACACGTTCGACAACGGCATCGTCGATCGCGGCGCGGTATTGGACAACTTCCGCGATGGCGCGACGATCATCCTGCCGCAACTGCACTATGCCGATGGCAAGCTCTACCAGTTCTGCCTCGCGCTCGAACGGGAATTCGGCGCGCGGGTGCAGACCAACATCTACCTGACGCCGCCCGGGTCCACTGGCTTTGGCATCCACTACGACGACCACGACGTGTTCGTGATCCAGGTCGCGGGTGCCAAGCAGTGGGAAATCTACGGAGATCGCGACGGTCTGCCCTACAAGGGCGAGAGCTTTCGCAAGGATCACGACGAGACCGGCGAACTGCGTGACAGCTTCGTGCTGAACCCCGGCGAGTGCCTCTACGTACCCCGCGGCACCGCCCACCGCGCACCCAACCACGGAACCGAACCCAGCCTGCATATCACCGTGGGCATCCTGGTACAGACATGGGCCGAATTCATGCTGGAAGCGGTGGCCGAGGCGAGCCTGCGGATCCCCGACCTGCGCCATTCGCTGCCGCGTTCGATGTTCTTCAATTCCTCGACCGCCGAGGGCGCTGGCGTTGCGGACAACGAGGCGACGTTCCGGCGCCTGATCCGCCAGATCGCCGAAACCGCCAGTTTCGATGCGACCCGGGCAGCCTTCAGCGGCAATTTCGTACGGTCACAGGGCACCCGCACACGCGGCGCGCTGCTCGCGCTGGCGAAGGGGATCGCGCCCGACGATCGCTTCACGGTGCGCGAACACATCCTCTACAGTTTCGAAACCGCCCCGGTGTCGGATGGTGATGGCGAGGGGGAGGACGTAGAGCACACCATCGTCCTTGCCGGATCGAGCATCCCGATGAGCGCCAACCTGGCACCGCAGTTGCAGGAACGCATCGGCCAGGGCTCACTGGCAATGGCGGATTTCGCGGTGGAGGACGAGGAAGAGCTGGCCGACATCATCGGCACCCTCGTCGCCTACGGATTGCTGCGCCCCTAG